The following are encoded in a window of Panthera leo isolate Ple1 chromosome B2, P.leo_Ple1_pat1.1, whole genome shotgun sequence genomic DNA:
- the FAM120B gene encoding constitutive coactivator of peroxisome proliferator-activated receptor gamma isoform X6 produces the protein MGVRGLQGFVGSTCPHICTVVNFKELAEHHRSKHPGCTPTIVVDAMCCLRYWYTPESWICGGQWREYFSALRDFVKSFTAVGIRLIFFFDGMVEQDKRDEWVKRRLKNNREISRIFHYIKSHKEQPGRNMFFIPSGLAVFTRFALKSLGQETLCSLQEADYEVASYGLQNNCLGILGEDTDYLIYDTCPYFSISELCLDSLDTVMLCREKLCESLDISLADLPLLACLLGNDIIPEGMFESFRYKCLSSYTSVKENFDKKGNIILAVADHISKVLRLHQGEKKLEEMLPLGPNKALFYKGVASYLLPGQKSPWFFQKPKGLITLDKEVGSMSSDPESKQEVPMCTDPESKQGVPMCTDPESKQGVPLCTDPDSKQGIPMCTDPESKQGVPMCTDPESKQGVPMWTDPESKQGVPVCTDPESKQGVPVSTDPDSKQAVPMCIDPGSKEGFLLCTHPESKQGVPVCTHPEFKQGDPVCTHPESMQGDPVCTHPESKQGVPMYAYSEYRQGVPMRTYSESKQGVPMCTHTEFKQKSPLGADSEFKLETPICTNPGIKQEDLVNMEPEIKQQVTMVSDPEILKRLLLRFQGETSHI, from the exons ATGGGTGTGAGAGGTTTGCAGGGATTCGTGGGCAGTACCTGCCCACATATATGTACAGTAGTGAATTTCAAAGAACTGGCAGAACACCACCGAAGCAAGCATCCTGGATGTACTCCTACCATTGTGGTTGATGCCATGTGTTGTCTCAGATACTGGTACACTCCTGAATCTTGGATCTGCGGTGGCCAGTGGCGGGAATACTTCTCTGCTTTGCGGGATTTTGTTAAGAGTTTTACAGCTGTTGGCATCAGGTTGATATTCTTCTTTGATGGCATGGTGGAGCAGGATAAGAGAGATGAGTGGGTGAAACGAAGACTAAAGAACAACAGGGAGATCTCCAGGATTTTCCATTATATCAAGTCACATAAGGAGCAGCCTGGCAGAAACATGTTCTTCATCCCCTCAGGGCTGGCCGTATTTACACGATTTGCTTTGAAGAGCCTGGGTCAGGAAACTCTTTGTTCGTTGCAAGAGGCCGACTATGAGGTGGCATCTTATGGCCTCCAGAATAACTGTCTTGGTATTCTTGGAGAAGACACCGACTACTTAATCTATGATACCTGTCCCTACTTTTCAATTAGTGAGCTCTGTCTGGACAGTCTCGATACTGTCATGCTCTGTAGAGAGAAGCTCTGTGAGAGTCTAGATATCAGCCTGGCAGACCTTCCTCTTCTGGCCTGCCTGCTTGGCAACGATATTATTCCAGAAGGCATGTTTGAAAGCTTTCGGTACAAGTGCTTGTCTTCCTATACCTCTGTAAAGGAGAACTTTGACAAAAAAGGGAACATCATCTTAGCTGTAGCAGACCATATATCTAAAGTTCTTCGCTTGCATCAAGGTGAAAAAAAGCTAGAAGAGATGTTACCTTTGGGACCAAACAAAGCTCTTTTTTATAAGGGTGTGGCATCATATCTTTTGCCAGGACAGAAATCTCCATGGTTTTTCCAAAAACCTAAGGGTTTAATAACTTTGGACAAGGAGGTGGGATCCATGAGTTCAGACCCTGAATCCAAGCAAGAAGTTCCCATGTGTACAGACCCCGAATCCAAGCAAGGAGTTCCCATGTGTACTGACCCCGAATCCAAGCAAGGAGTTCCCCTGTGTACAGACCCTGATTCCAAGCAAGGAATTCCCATGTGTACCGACCCTGAATCCAAACAAGGAGTTCCCATGTGTACAGATCCTGAATCCAAGCAAGGAGTTCCCATGTGGACAGATCCTGAATCCAAGCAAGGAGTTCCTGTGTGTACAGATCCTGAGTCCAAACAAGGAGTTCCTGTGTCTACAGACCCTGATTCCAAGCAAGCTGTTCCCATGTGTATAGATCCTGGCTCCAAGGAAGGATTCCTCCTGTGTACACATCCTGAATCCAAGCAAGGAGTTCCCGTGTGTACACATCCTGAATTCAAGCAAGGAGATCCTGTGTGTACACACCCTGAATCCATGCAAGGAGATCCTGTGTGTACACACCCTGAATCCAAGCAAGGAGTTCCCATGTATGCATACTCTGAATACAGGCAAGGAGTTCCCATGCGTACATACTCTGAATCCAAGCAAGGAGTTCCCATGTGTACACACACTGAATTCAAGCAAAAATCACCTCTGGGTGCAGACTCTGAATTTAAGCTAGAAACACCTATATGTACAAACCCTGGAATTAAACAAGAAGACCTTGTGAATATGGAGCCTGAAATCAAACAACAAGTAACCATGGTTTCAGACCCTGAAATCTTAAAG AGGTTACTGTTGCGTTTTCAAGGAGAAACCAGTCATATCTGA
- the FAM120B gene encoding constitutive coactivator of peroxisome proliferator-activated receptor gamma isoform X5 — translation MGVRGLQGFVGSTCPHICTVVNFKELAEHHRSKHPGCTPTIVVDAMCCLRYWYTPESWICGGQWREYFSALRDFVKSFTAVGIRLIFFFDGMVEQDKRDEWVKRRLKNNREISRIFHYIKSHKEQPGRNMFFIPSGLAVFTRFALKSLGQETLCSLQEADYEVASYGLQNNCLGILGEDTDYLIYDTCPYFSISELCLDSLDTVMLCREKLCESLDISLADLPLLACLLGNDIIPEGMFESFRYKCLSSYTSVKENFDKKGNIILAVADHISKVLRLHQGEKKLEEMLPLGPNKALFYKGVASYLLPGQKSPWFFQKPKGLITLDKEVGSMSSDPESKQEVPMCTDPESKQGVPMCTDPESKQGVPLCTDPDSKQGIPMCTDPESKQGVPMCTDPESKQGVPMWTDPESKQGVPVCTDPESKQGVPVSTDPDSKQAVPMCIDPGSKEGFLLCTHPESKQGVPVCTHPEFKQGDPVCTHPESMQGDPVCTHPESKQGVPMYAYSEYRQGVPMRTYSESKQGVPMCTHTEFKQKSPLGADSEFKLETPICTNPGIKQEDLVNMEPEIKQQVTMVSDPEILKLLEAVPHIAGLTCHAALGRHARLPPHMRTCCERAK, via the exons ATGGGTGTGAGAGGTTTGCAGGGATTCGTGGGCAGTACCTGCCCACATATATGTACAGTAGTGAATTTCAAAGAACTGGCAGAACACCACCGAAGCAAGCATCCTGGATGTACTCCTACCATTGTGGTTGATGCCATGTGTTGTCTCAGATACTGGTACACTCCTGAATCTTGGATCTGCGGTGGCCAGTGGCGGGAATACTTCTCTGCTTTGCGGGATTTTGTTAAGAGTTTTACAGCTGTTGGCATCAGGTTGATATTCTTCTTTGATGGCATGGTGGAGCAGGATAAGAGAGATGAGTGGGTGAAACGAAGACTAAAGAACAACAGGGAGATCTCCAGGATTTTCCATTATATCAAGTCACATAAGGAGCAGCCTGGCAGAAACATGTTCTTCATCCCCTCAGGGCTGGCCGTATTTACACGATTTGCTTTGAAGAGCCTGGGTCAGGAAACTCTTTGTTCGTTGCAAGAGGCCGACTATGAGGTGGCATCTTATGGCCTCCAGAATAACTGTCTTGGTATTCTTGGAGAAGACACCGACTACTTAATCTATGATACCTGTCCCTACTTTTCAATTAGTGAGCTCTGTCTGGACAGTCTCGATACTGTCATGCTCTGTAGAGAGAAGCTCTGTGAGAGTCTAGATATCAGCCTGGCAGACCTTCCTCTTCTGGCCTGCCTGCTTGGCAACGATATTATTCCAGAAGGCATGTTTGAAAGCTTTCGGTACAAGTGCTTGTCTTCCTATACCTCTGTAAAGGAGAACTTTGACAAAAAAGGGAACATCATCTTAGCTGTAGCAGACCATATATCTAAAGTTCTTCGCTTGCATCAAGGTGAAAAAAAGCTAGAAGAGATGTTACCTTTGGGACCAAACAAAGCTCTTTTTTATAAGGGTGTGGCATCATATCTTTTGCCAGGACAGAAATCTCCATGGTTTTTCCAAAAACCTAAGGGTTTAATAACTTTGGACAAGGAGGTGGGATCCATGAGTTCAGACCCTGAATCCAAGCAAGAAGTTCCCATGTGTACAGACCCCGAATCCAAGCAAGGAGTTCCCATGTGTACTGACCCCGAATCCAAGCAAGGAGTTCCCCTGTGTACAGACCCTGATTCCAAGCAAGGAATTCCCATGTGTACCGACCCTGAATCCAAACAAGGAGTTCCCATGTGTACAGATCCTGAATCCAAGCAAGGAGTTCCCATGTGGACAGATCCTGAATCCAAGCAAGGAGTTCCTGTGTGTACAGATCCTGAGTCCAAACAAGGAGTTCCTGTGTCTACAGACCCTGATTCCAAGCAAGCTGTTCCCATGTGTATAGATCCTGGCTCCAAGGAAGGATTCCTCCTGTGTACACATCCTGAATCCAAGCAAGGAGTTCCCGTGTGTACACATCCTGAATTCAAGCAAGGAGATCCTGTGTGTACACACCCTGAATCCATGCAAGGAGATCCTGTGTGTACACACCCTGAATCCAAGCAAGGAGTTCCCATGTATGCATACTCTGAATACAGGCAAGGAGTTCCCATGCGTACATACTCTGAATCCAAGCAAGGAGTTCCCATGTGTACACACACTGAATTCAAGCAAAAATCACCTCTGGGTGCAGACTCTGAATTTAAGCTAGAAACACCTATATGTACAAACCCTGGAATTAAACAAGAAGACCTTGTGAATATGGAGCCTGAAATCAAACAACAAGTAACCATGGTTTCAGACCCTGAAATCTTAAAG TTACTGGAGGCTGTTCCTCACATCGCTGGCCTTACTTGTCACGCGGCTCTCGGGAGACACGCTCGCCTCCCTCCTCACATGAGAACGTGTTGTGAAAGGGCTAAATGA